From Thalassospiraceae bacterium LMO-JJ14:
GATCGTCGGCGCCGTCGGTATGAACCACCGTACCGTCGGGTAGGTGCCGGTGATCGTGATGATGGTGATAGACGGCCAGCGCCTCGGCGGCGCGGGCACCGAACAAGGAGCGGTATTCGGGACTTTCCGATACCGTCTGCGGCGTCCCGGAGCAGCACACATGCCCGTTCAGACAAACAACGGTATCCGTCGCCGCCATGACGATGTGCAGATCGTGCGATATCAGCAAGATGCCGCAATCGTGCCGGTTGCGGAGTTCGGCGATAAGTTCGTAAAGCGCGATTTCCCCCGTCGCGTCGACACCCTGCACCGGCTCATCGAGAACCAGCAGTTCCGGCTCTGCAATGATCGCGCGGGCCAGCAAAAGGCGCTGGAATTCACCACCGGACAGAACCTGGACGTCGCGATTGGAAAATCCGTTCAGACCGACCTCGTCCAGGGCACGGTCGATGGCCTGGGCGGCATGTTGCGCGGTCAGCGTCATGAAACGGCGCACCGTCAGCGGCATTGTCCAGTCGATGGCAAGTTTCTGCGGTACATAACCGACCCTGAGCCCCGGCGCCCGCTCAATGCGCCCGGCATCGTGCGCAATCAACCCGAGCAGGGCGCGTACCGTGGTGCTCTTGCCGGAACCGTTCGGACCGATCAACGTAACGATCTCGCCGGCATGCACTTGCAGATCGACATGGTCGATCAGCCAACGCTGGCCATGGCGTACACCGACCCCGGCCGAGGCAATCAGCAGACGGGCAGACGATGCATTTGTTTGACCGGTAAAATTCATGATGTTATATCATAACAACATCTGCATTCCCGAAACAACATTAAAAGCGAGTTTTCCGACGATGCGTACCCCTTTTGTTATCGGCGTTCTGGCACTGTGTCTGTCCTTGCGTGCCGTTTCCGCAACCGCCGAACCGGTGCGCGTCGTTACCACGATAAAACCCGTCCACTCTCTGGTTTCGATGGTGCTGGCGGGTGTGGCTGAGCCTTATCTGATCGTGCGCGGTGCCAGTTCGCCGCACGGCTTCGCGATGCGCCCGTCGGATGCCAGGGCATTGGCGCATGCCGATGTCATTTTCTGGGTCGGCCCGGAACTGGAAACGTTCATGATCAAGCCGCTTGAAACCCTGCCCGCCTCTGCACGCGTGGTTGCTTTCGTCGACGATGACGATGCGCACGGCAAGGAAAACGGCGCACACGAACACCAAGGCCACCTGCACAGCGATGGCGAGGATTTACATATCTGGCTCGACCCGGCGCAAGCCGTGGAAATGATCGAGCAGATCGCCGCCACCATGTCGGCCGCATTGCCGGCGCAAGCACCCAGAATTAAGAAGAACACTGCCGACGCCATCGAACAACTGATCAGTGTCGATGCCGAGGTCCGCCGTCTTGTCGCGCCGCTGCAAGACGATTATCTGGTCGTCCTGCACGACGCTTATGACCACTTCACACATCATTTCGGGCTACTGGAATTCATCGCACTTTCGGTAACGCCCGAACACGAACCGGGACCGGGAAAGATCAGCGAAATCCGCAGGAAAATCAGCGACTACAATGTCCGCTGTGTCTTCGCTGAACCGCAGTTCTCAGACACCTTCGTCCGCCTCCTGATCGAGGGCACGGGCGCGAAGGCGGCCGAGATCGATCCGCTGGGCGCACAGTTGATGCCTGGTCCGGAACTTTACCTGCAACTCCTCCGGCACATGGGTTTTGCGCTCAGGGGATGTTTCGAAGAGACCTCGTAAGCGGTTTCTCAGGCCAGAACGCGGGCGAAGGTCCGCACCTCGATCGAGCGGCGCGGCGGCATATCCGCCGTCGTTTCCGGATGCTCGAACGCGGAATGCGGCGTAAAGCGCGCACGGCCGTCCAGCAAACTGTCGTAACCCTTGATCAGAATTGCCTCGGACATGGTCATTTCCGGGAAATAGAACCAGCGATGCCCTTCACGGTGCGCGACACTGTAGATCCTGCCGACACGCCCGTTCTGGCGTTGGTTGACGATACGGGTGTCGACCAGGTCGCGCGCGTCCATGCTTGAGGCATCAAGCAGCGCCAGCGGCATGCGCCGCACCGGCTCGGCAATCGGCCGCCATACATTGACCTGCACCAGACGGTCCTTGCGCCAGGCCTGGGCACGTTCCTCGCCGATCATGTCGCTGAGCCGGTCCGGACCGGATTCCTCGGTATAGTCATTATGCGCATGGCTGGCCGGGCGGCGGTAAGACGTCTGCGGATCGGTGACGCGCAGGGTGTGATCGAAAATCTCGACCTCGGCGGCACCGGTGGCAGCGGTGACGAGCTTTCTGATTTCGGGGTAGTACACTCGCTCGATTTCGGCGTCGTCTTCGAAATTCCTGACCGCGCTGGCCCCGCTGACAAAGGCGAAGCCTTCCTTGTCGAGGGAGAAGCTCGCCGCCGCATCGCGTCCGCTGGCGATCAGCACCTCGCGCAGATCGAGCCCACCCCGGCACGTCGTCCCCTGGTCATCCTTCGGAATGATGACGCTCGGCGTTTCGCCATCGGGATCGGCAAACAGCAACTCGGCCCTGACGTGGCGTAGATCGGCAATCTGTCTGAGTATCTTGCTCATGGTCTCCTCCTCAAATGGAAGGCCAAGCTTATTATATTCTAAAATGGAAACAATAAGATCATTTTACCGAGTGTTGTTCCTCACAGGAATTAATACAAGGTAATAACATTTTTACAATGTGGTAGGATTCATTTCTACGCATGAAACATATCACCGACCCTGAATATATCTGGCAAATGCCCGGGAAAGTTATTACACTGCAATGCAATATACGATTCGTAGCGTTCGGGGTTATTCCCGCTAAAGGATAAATGAGATGGTAGATCAAGCAATGCTCGCAGGCGCCTCACAGGCGGCGGATTTTCTTAAGGCGCTCGGCAATGAGAACAGACTTCTTATTCTGTGTCACCTGAGTGAAGGCGAACTGTCGGTTTCCGAGCTTGAAACCGCGCTGGGGCTGCGTCAGCCGACCCTGTCGCAACAGCTTGCCCGGCTACGCGCCGACGGTCTTGTGGAAACTCGCCGCGACGGCAAAACCATCTATTACTCGCTCGCCAGCGATGACGTCGGCCAGATTCTCGAACTG
This genomic window contains:
- a CDS encoding CmcJ/NvfI family oxidoreductase; its protein translation is MSKILRQIADLRHVRAELLFADPDGETPSVIIPKDDQGTTCRGGLDLREVLIASGRDAAASFSLDKEGFAFVSGASAVRNFEDDAEIERVYYPEIRKLVTAATGAAEVEIFDHTLRVTDPQTSYRRPASHAHNDYTEESGPDRLSDMIGEERAQAWRKDRLVQVNVWRPIAEPVRRMPLALLDASSMDARDLVDTRIVNQRQNGRVGRIYSVAHREGHRWFYFPEMTMSEAILIKGYDSLLDGRARFTPHSAFEHPETTADMPPRRSIEVRTFARVLA
- the znuC gene encoding zinc ABC transporter ATP-binding protein ZnuC, with protein sequence MNFTGQTNASSARLLIASAGVGVRHGQRWLIDHVDLQVHAGEIVTLIGPNGSGKSTTVRALLGLIAHDAGRIERAPGLRVGYVPQKLAIDWTMPLTVRRFMTLTAQHAAQAIDRALDEVGLNGFSNRDVQVLSGGEFQRLLLARAIIAEPELLVLDEPVQGVDATGEIALYELIAELRNRHDCGILLISHDLHIVMAATDTVVCLNGHVCCSGTPQTVSESPEYRSLFGARAAEALAVYHHHHDHRHLPDGTVVHTDGADDHSACTHPEHEPHG
- a CDS encoding zinc ABC transporter substrate-binding protein; protein product: MRTPFVIGVLALCLSLRAVSATAEPVRVVTTIKPVHSLVSMVLAGVAEPYLIVRGASSPHGFAMRPSDARALAHADVIFWVGPELETFMIKPLETLPASARVVAFVDDDDAHGKENGAHEHQGHLHSDGEDLHIWLDPAQAVEMIEQIAATMSAALPAQAPRIKKNTADAIEQLISVDAEVRRLVAPLQDDYLVVLHDAYDHFTHHFGLLEFIALSVTPEHEPGPGKISEIRRKISDYNVRCVFAEPQFSDTFVRLLIEGTGAKAAEIDPLGAQLMPGPELYLQLLRHMGFALRGCFEETS
- a CDS encoding metalloregulator ArsR/SmtB family transcription factor; the encoded protein is MVDQAMLAGASQAADFLKALGNENRLLILCHLSEGELSVSELETALGLRQPTLSQQLARLRADGLVETRRDGKTIYYSLASDDVGQILELMYNLFCSAEAKAAREKMSAQRKSAAA